The Arvicanthis niloticus isolate mArvNil1 chromosome 2, mArvNil1.pat.X, whole genome shotgun sequence genome includes a window with the following:
- the Defb128 gene encoding beta-defensin 128, with protein MKLLQVLIILLFVVLADGAQPKKCFNNIAGYCRKKCKLVEISEMGCPNGKYCCVNETKNRKYKNHTAVEKPVEFRDELKPQDYIILPTITYYTISI; from the exons ATGAAGCTGCTTCAGGTCCTCATTATTTTGCTGTTTGTGGTACTTGCAG ATGGTGCACAACCCAAAAAATGTTTTAACAACATAGCAGGCTACTGCAGGAAGAAATGCAAATTAGTGGAGATATCTGAGATGGGATGCCCGAATGGGAAATACTGTTGTGTTAATGAGACGAAGAACAGGAAGTACAAAAACCACACAGCCGTCGAGAAGCCAGTGGAATTCAGAGACGAATTAAAACCACAAGACTATATTATCCTGCCCACCATCACATACTATACCATCAGCATCTGA